One stretch of Chlamydia abortus DNA includes these proteins:
- a CDS encoding V-type ATP synthase subunit I, translating into MRVNVDKYLFIGRNSSEFLTACRELGVVEFISDKRFVTSEKMRRFSECLKILNSLKREYPASDLSLSKSEDLTVEQILDEVFALHQEILAFTETTKALRKEILRVKPLGAFSSSDIAEFTKKTGLTLRFFYRKHVDGQELEVDQSNVFYLSTAYNFDYYAVIGVVGLSKDQFTEIDAPHSINELQSQEAVLLRTIHHKKSRICELYAYRQDILEGLCNYTNDQQLKHAEGSVEELFDGRMFSISGWVISDRITELEKLCDEFDVCLYKVAANPDEIVPTYLENRGLGRIGEDLVNIYDTPASSDKDPSLWVFISFFFFFSMIVNDGGYGLVFLATSLFITFKARRALKGSKPLARFLKMFSILGLGCICWGFATTSFFGISVSPSNPLREFSLTHVLALKKAEYYLEKHPKGYKELVNEYPLLKDKHTPKEFLLATEVANGDAGKRAIVYDKFTDNILMELALFVGVIHMALGMLRYIRQRYSGLGWIIFMCGAYLYIPLYLQSVSLIHYLFHVPYDLGGILGYYGIFVGIGLAVSGAVLQRGVGGIDEITAIIQVFSDVLSYLRIYALGLAGAMVGTTIVQISHRFSPAIAFVIILFGHSVNIALSIMGGVIHGLRLNFIEWYHYSFDGGGKLLHPLKKVICHKVADS; encoded by the coding sequence ATGCGCGTAAATGTAGATAAGTATCTTTTTATTGGGAGAAATAGCTCGGAATTTCTTACTGCTTGCAGAGAACTCGGAGTTGTCGAGTTTATTTCCGATAAGAGATTCGTGACTTCAGAAAAAATGCGGCGTTTTTCTGAATGTTTGAAGATTCTAAACAGTTTGAAAAGAGAATATCCTGCATCTGATTTGTCATTGTCAAAATCTGAGGACTTAACCGTAGAACAGATATTAGATGAGGTATTTGCTCTACACCAAGAAATCCTGGCTTTCACGGAAACGACAAAAGCTTTAAGGAAAGAGATCCTTAGAGTGAAACCTCTAGGTGCATTTTCTTCTAGTGATATTGCGGAATTTACAAAAAAAACAGGATTAACCCTAAGGTTTTTCTATCGAAAACATGTTGATGGACAAGAGCTAGAAGTTGATCAATCGAATGTTTTCTACTTATCTACGGCGTATAATTTCGATTATTACGCTGTCATTGGTGTTGTGGGCCTATCCAAGGACCAATTTACAGAGATTGATGCCCCACACTCTATTAATGAGCTGCAATCGCAAGAAGCTGTCCTTTTACGAACGATCCACCATAAAAAATCAAGAATCTGCGAGCTTTATGCTTATCGTCAGGATATTCTTGAAGGACTGTGTAATTATACTAATGATCAGCAACTCAAGCATGCCGAAGGAAGTGTTGAAGAGCTTTTTGATGGTAGGATGTTCTCTATTTCGGGATGGGTAATCTCTGATCGCATCACAGAATTAGAAAAACTTTGCGACGAATTTGATGTTTGCCTATACAAGGTCGCTGCAAATCCAGATGAGATTGTTCCTACCTATTTAGAAAATAGGGGTTTGGGACGCATTGGGGAAGATCTAGTGAATATTTATGATACACCAGCATCTTCAGATAAAGATCCTTCGCTATGGGTATTTATCTCCTTTTTCTTCTTCTTCTCTATGATTGTCAATGATGGTGGTTACGGTCTTGTTTTCCTAGCCACCTCGTTGTTCATAACATTTAAAGCACGTCGTGCACTTAAAGGTTCCAAGCCATTAGCACGTTTCCTGAAGATGTTTTCTATTTTAGGATTAGGATGTATTTGTTGGGGATTTGCTACCACGTCCTTTTTTGGCATTTCTGTCAGTCCTTCAAATCCTTTGCGAGAGTTCTCTCTTACGCATGTATTGGCATTGAAAAAGGCAGAATATTATCTAGAAAAGCATCCTAAAGGATATAAAGAGTTAGTGAATGAATATCCTCTATTGAAAGATAAGCATACGCCAAAAGAGTTTCTCCTCGCTACTGAAGTTGCTAATGGCGATGCAGGTAAACGCGCTATTGTCTATGATAAGTTTACAGACAATATCCTCATGGAATTAGCTTTATTTGTCGGAGTGATTCATATGGCTCTGGGCATGTTGCGTTATATACGTCAGCGCTATTCAGGGCTTGGATGGATCATTTTTATGTGCGGTGCCTATCTGTATATCCCTTTATATTTGCAGTCTGTATCTTTAATTCATTACCTATTCCATGTCCCTTATGATTTGGGAGGCATTTTAGGTTATTATGGCATATTTGTAGGTATCGGTCTTGCAGTCTCTGGTGCGGTGTTACAACGTGGTGTTGGCGGTATCGATGAGATTACAGCGATTATTCAGGTATTCTCAGATGTTTTATCTTATTTGCGTATATACGCATTAGGCTTGGCCGGTGCCATGGTAGGAACAACGATAGTACAGATTAGTCATCGGTTTTCTCCTGCTATAGCCTTCGTGATTATTCTGTTTGGGCATTCCGTGAACATAGCACTTTCTATTATGGGGGGAGTGATTCACGGTCTAAGATTAAACTTTATTGAGTGGTATCACTATAGTTTTGATGGAGGAGGAAAGCTCCTACATCCCTTAAAGAAAGTAATATGCCATAAGGTTGCGGATTCCTAG
- a CDS encoding V-type ATP synthase subunit B, whose translation MQTIYTKITDIKGNLITVEAEGARLGELAEIERVDGRSSYASVLRFDAKKVTLQVFGGTSGLSTGDRVVFLGRSMEVTYGESLIGRRLNGVGKPIDGEGECFGDPIEISTPTFNPVCRVVPRDMVRTNIPMIDVFNCLVKSQKIPIFSSSGEKHNALLMRIAAQTDADIVIIGGMGLTFVDYSFFVEESKRLGFADKSVMFIHKAVDAPVECVLIPDMALACAEKFAVDQNKNVLVLLTDMTAFADALKEIAITMDQIPANRGYPGSLYSDLALRYEKAVDIAQGGSITLISVTTMPGDDITHPVPDNTGFITEGQFDLKNNCIDPFGSLSRLKQLVIGKVTREDHGDLANALIRLYADSRKANERMSMGFKLSNWDKKLLAFAELFETRLMSLEVNIPLEEALDIGWKILAQSFHSEEVGIKEQLINKYWPKSCLHR comes from the coding sequence ATGCAGACAATATATACAAAAATTACCGATATCAAAGGAAACTTGATAACCGTAGAAGCTGAGGGAGCACGTTTAGGCGAATTAGCAGAAATAGAACGAGTCGATGGAAGATCTTCGTATGCCTCGGTTTTGCGTTTCGATGCTAAGAAAGTGACTCTACAAGTCTTTGGAGGGACTTCTGGATTATCAACAGGAGACCGCGTGGTGTTTTTAGGACGTTCTATGGAGGTTACTTATGGAGAATCTCTAATAGGTAGACGTTTGAACGGGGTAGGTAAACCTATTGACGGTGAGGGAGAGTGTTTTGGCGATCCGATTGAAATATCAACGCCTACATTCAATCCTGTGTGTCGTGTTGTTCCTAGAGATATGGTACGCACCAATATTCCTATGATTGATGTATTCAATTGTTTAGTGAAATCACAAAAAATTCCTATTTTCTCGTCTTCAGGTGAGAAGCACAATGCCTTATTGATGCGTATAGCGGCACAAACAGATGCGGATATCGTCATTATTGGAGGCATGGGGTTAACCTTTGTTGATTATAGCTTTTTTGTTGAGGAGTCGAAGAGGTTAGGCTTTGCTGATAAAAGTGTAATGTTTATTCATAAGGCTGTAGATGCACCTGTAGAATGTGTATTGATTCCTGATATGGCCTTAGCATGTGCTGAAAAATTTGCTGTAGATCAAAATAAAAATGTTTTGGTCTTACTTACAGATATGACGGCATTTGCAGATGCTTTAAAAGAAATCGCTATTACCATGGACCAAATTCCTGCAAACCGTGGGTATCCTGGGTCTTTGTACTCTGATCTTGCTTTACGCTATGAAAAGGCTGTGGATATAGCTCAGGGGGGATCGATTACGTTAATTAGTGTGACTACTATGCCCGGTGATGATATTACTCATCCTGTTCCTGACAATACAGGATTCATTACAGAAGGGCAGTTTGACCTCAAAAATAATTGTATTGATCCTTTTGGTTCTTTGTCGCGTTTGAAACAATTGGTGATTGGTAAGGTAACCAGAGAAGATCATGGAGATCTAGCAAATGCATTAATACGGCTGTATGCCGATTCTAGAAAAGCTAATGAAAGAATGTCCATGGGCTTTAAGTTATCCAATTGGGATAAAAAGTTATTGGCATTTGCAGAGCTTTTTGAAACACGATTAATGAGTTTAGAAGTAAATATTCCTTTAGAAGAAGCTTTGGATATTGGTTGGAAAATTCTTGCTCAAAGTTTCCATTCCGAAGAAGTAGGAATAAAGGAACAGTTGATCAATAAGTATTGGCCTAAGTCATGTCTTCACAGGTAA
- a CDS encoding V-type ATP synthase subunit D: MSSQVKLTKNAYRLEKVKLSRLETYLPTLKLKKALLQVEVTNAIREASECIQAYEESRESIYAFAELYSVPLYVDAIVNSFKIERVEKEYENVTGVEVPVIKNIVLTESSYSVLDTPIWVDTLVAYSREFVVNKVRSEVAVEKQRILEDELRNVSIRVNLFEKKLIPETTRMIKKIAIFLSDRSITDVGQVKMAKKKIQQRKEESECA, from the coding sequence ATGTCTTCACAGGTAAAGTTAACAAAGAACGCCTATCGTTTAGAAAAGGTAAAACTTTCTCGTCTAGAAACATATTTACCCACGCTAAAATTAAAGAAAGCCTTGTTACAAGTAGAAGTAACCAATGCTATTCGAGAGGCCAGTGAATGTATACAAGCATATGAAGAATCTAGAGAAAGCATATATGCCTTTGCTGAGCTCTATAGTGTCCCTCTCTATGTTGATGCTATAGTCAATAGCTTTAAGATCGAGAGAGTTGAAAAAGAATATGAAAACGTCACAGGAGTCGAAGTTCCTGTAATAAAGAACATCGTTTTAACAGAATCTTCTTATTCTGTTTTAGATACCCCGATTTGGGTAGACACTCTTGTCGCTTACTCTAGAGAGTTTGTAGTTAATAAAGTGCGCTCTGAAGTGGCTGTGGAAAAGCAAAGAATTTTAGAGGACGAGTTAAGAAATGTCTCTATTCGTGTAAATCTTTTCGAGAAAAAGCTGATTCCAGAGACAACACGTATGATTAAGAAAATCGCCATTTTCTTGAGTGATCGTAGTATTACAGATGTTGGCCAAGTCAAGATGGCTAAGAAAAAGATACAGCAGCGTAAGGAGGAATCCGAATGCGCGTAA
- the pknD gene encoding serine/threonine-protein kinase PknD, with the protein MQHYDIIRMIGKGGMGEVYLAYDPICSRKVALKRIREDLSDNELLKKRFLREAKIAADLVHPGVVPVFTICSDSDLVYYTMPYIEGYTLKSLLKSVWQCDSLPKDLAEQTSVGTFLSIFHKICSTIEYVHSRGILHRDLKPDNILLGLFSEVVILDWGAALSKEMKEDVLLDLDIPMPGSMFSNMTVPGKIVGTPDYMAPERLRGAPASESTDIYALGVILYQMLTLSFPYRNKKGKKIHVPNHIISPEEVAPHREIPSFLSQVVMRALATDPKERYTSVQALKADIEQHLQGSPQWTPKIALHTQDAECWKFHESILLSKYFPMLEVSPALWYSLAISKIESFSEVRLEYTLLRKGLEGGFGILLPPSENVDHGDFYRGYGFWLHIKKNVLSVSLVRNGLEIQKTSGNIDVNQEKFFIAFEKQNHRLSLNIDHTVWMIHMDYLPGRGGRIGVIIQDITDVCGNIVVLESSGALHVSCLAVPDAFLNEKLYDRAITFYRRIVESFPGRKEGYEAQFRIGIAVLEKAAEEGDQEGFSQALREFSVLHDSVAAPLEYLGKALVYQRLEEYNEEVKSLLLALKRYGQRPEISRVRDHVVDRLHEALYSNHRVSLVFMLLALHVAPESINSSEEEHFLKNLQGKIHDTLFCSLDISPIDFRSSKMELLLSYWSGFTLFLPGLFQRSWDLKDYRALADIFYTAADLGEREFIDVYGNTLRENIQATTFTEDIVEIFPHQLIHFLSALDAIFLHAPVEKIFSDVDILDPVLIIYLFDLFAKDVLIHGKGEQILDAIQVLETYVSPQQRHTYLLPYEILAYLWMKEGKKVHELLSAHYDESFWIEDSHWAFVLYGYWLALTEESSLAYLHLSGCREDHVAPRALIGLFCSPLGICENQWSYQERRNLLLQKFIFFHCLGDDVERDNCRVAYDLLVKERLL; encoded by the coding sequence TTGCAGCATTACGATATTATCAGAATGATTGGTAAAGGGGGAATGGGTGAGGTTTATTTAGCCTATGATCCTATATGTTCGCGTAAGGTTGCACTTAAAAGAATTCGCGAAGATCTTTCTGATAATGAGTTATTAAAGAAGCGTTTTCTTAGGGAAGCTAAAATTGCTGCGGATCTTGTCCATCCCGGGGTTGTTCCTGTTTTTACTATTTGTAGTGATAGTGACCTTGTTTACTATACTATGCCTTATATAGAAGGTTATACTCTTAAGAGTTTGCTCAAGAGCGTTTGGCAATGCGATTCTCTCCCTAAGGATCTTGCGGAACAGACGTCGGTAGGGACCTTTCTTTCTATCTTTCATAAAATTTGTTCCACTATAGAATATGTGCACTCTCGAGGGATCCTCCATAGAGATCTTAAACCTGACAATATTTTACTCGGGCTATTTAGTGAGGTTGTAATTTTAGATTGGGGAGCAGCCCTATCGAAGGAAATGAAAGAAGATGTTCTTTTAGATCTCGATATTCCCATGCCGGGATCGATGTTTTCCAATATGACTGTGCCAGGGAAGATTGTCGGTACCCCGGATTATATGGCTCCTGAACGTCTGCGAGGAGCCCCAGCTTCAGAAAGTACGGATATCTATGCTTTAGGGGTCATTCTTTATCAGATGTTGACGCTATCCTTCCCTTACCGTAATAAAAAAGGGAAAAAAATTCATGTTCCCAACCACATTATTTCTCCTGAGGAAGTCGCCCCTCATCGAGAAATTCCTTCTTTTCTTTCCCAAGTGGTTATGCGGGCTTTAGCGACAGACCCTAAAGAGCGCTATACATCTGTACAGGCATTAAAAGCGGATATAGAACAGCATTTACAAGGTAGCCCGCAATGGACGCCTAAGATAGCCCTACATACTCAAGACGCAGAATGTTGGAAATTCCATGAATCTATTTTACTATCTAAATACTTCCCTATGTTGGAGGTGTCCCCAGCATTATGGTATAGCTTGGCGATTTCTAAGATAGAAAGCTTTTCTGAAGTGCGTTTGGAATATACGTTATTACGCAAAGGATTAGAAGGGGGATTTGGAATTTTATTGCCTCCTTCTGAAAACGTAGATCATGGGGATTTCTACCGAGGTTATGGTTTCTGGTTACATATTAAGAAGAATGTCCTTTCCGTTTCTTTAGTGAGAAATGGCTTAGAGATACAGAAAACCTCGGGAAATATAGATGTAAATCAAGAGAAGTTTTTTATCGCTTTTGAAAAGCAAAATCATCGGTTATCTTTGAATATTGATCATACAGTCTGGATGATTCATATGGATTATCTTCCCGGACGTGGAGGACGTATTGGGGTGATCATTCAAGATATCACCGATGTTTGTGGAAATATCGTTGTTTTAGAAAGTAGCGGAGCACTTCACGTCAGTTGTTTAGCAGTTCCTGATGCCTTTCTTAATGAGAAGCTTTATGATCGTGCTATTACGTTTTACCGCAGGATAGTCGAATCTTTCCCTGGTCGTAAGGAGGGATACGAAGCACAATTTCGTATAGGCATTGCCGTATTGGAAAAAGCTGCTGAAGAAGGTGATCAAGAAGGATTCTCCCAAGCACTTAGAGAGTTTTCTGTTTTACATGATAGTGTTGCAGCACCATTAGAATATCTCGGCAAAGCTTTAGTATACCAACGACTAGAAGAGTATAACGAAGAGGTAAAAAGCCTATTATTAGCATTGAAGCGTTATGGTCAGCGTCCAGAAATTTCTCGAGTTCGTGATCATGTAGTCGATCGTTTGCATGAAGCTTTATACAGTAATCATCGCGTCTCCTTGGTGTTTATGCTGCTGGCTCTTCATGTCGCTCCTGAATCTATAAATTCCTCAGAAGAAGAGCATTTCTTGAAAAATCTACAAGGGAAAATTCACGATACCTTGTTTTGTAGTTTGGATATTTCCCCTATAGATTTCCGTTCATCGAAAATGGAATTGCTATTGAGCTATTGGTCAGGATTTACCCTCTTTCTCCCAGGCTTATTTCAAAGATCTTGGGATTTAAAAGATTACCGTGCTCTTGCAGATATTTTTTATACCGCAGCTGATTTAGGAGAGCGAGAGTTTATCGATGTCTATGGGAACACTTTGCGCGAGAATATCCAGGCAACAACATTTACTGAAGATATCGTGGAAATTTTCCCTCATCAGCTTATACATTTCCTTTCAGCGTTAGACGCCATTTTCCTTCATGCACCTGTAGAAAAGATTTTTTCTGATGTCGACATCTTAGATCCTGTTTTGATTATTTACTTGTTCGATTTATTTGCTAAAGACGTTTTAATTCATGGCAAAGGTGAGCAGATCCTTGATGCTATCCAGGTACTAGAAACCTATGTTTCCCCTCAGCAGCGGCACACCTATCTTTTGCCTTATGAAATCCTGGCCTACCTTTGGATGAAAGAGGGGAAAAAAGTACACGAGCTCTTATCTGCTCATTATGATGAGTCGTTCTGGATAGAGGACAGTCATTGGGCTTTCGTTCTTTATGGTTATTGGTTAGCTCTCACCGAAGAGAGCTCTTTAGCTTATTTACATCTTTCGGGATGTAGAGAAGATCATGTAGCTCCCAGAGCATTAATAGGATTGTTTTGTAGTCCTTTGGGAATTTGTGAAAACCAATGGAGTTATCAAGAAAGAAGAAACTTACTCTTGCAAAAGTTTATCTTTTTCCATTGTTTAGGAGATGATGTGGAGCGTGACAACTGTCGCGTTGCCTATGATCTTCTTGTGAAAGAGCGTCTTTTATAA
- a CDS encoding ATP synthase subunit C, which yields MIDLSVVGPVFAMGLAMIGSALGCGMAGVASHAVMSRIDEGHGKIIGLSAMPSSQSIYGLIFMLLLRDGIKDGKVSAIGGIAVGLSVGVALLISAVMQGKCCVSAIQAYARSSAIYGKSFASIGIVESFALFAFVFALLLF from the coding sequence ATGATTGATTTATCGGTTGTTGGTCCTGTTTTTGCCATGGGCTTAGCAATGATAGGCAGTGCCCTGGGTTGTGGTATGGCAGGGGTGGCTTCGCATGCTGTGATGTCTCGAATTGATGAGGGACATGGAAAAATTATAGGCTTATCTGCAATGCCTTCTTCGCAATCCATCTATGGATTGATTTTTATGCTTTTGCTTAGAGATGGTATAAAAGATGGTAAAGTTAGTGCTATAGGCGGGATTGCTGTCGGGCTTTCTGTAGGGGTTGCCCTATTAATATCGGCTGTAATGCAGGGGAAATGTTGTGTAAGTGCTATCCAAGCTTATGCACGCTCTTCAGCTATTTATGGTAAATCTTTTGCATCTATTGGGATAGTTGAATCGTTTGCACTCTTTGCTTTTGTGTTTGCGTTACTCTTGTTCTAG
- a CDS encoding valine--tRNA ligase: MEEDAFPKAYDPKGLEEKLYAFWEESTMFTAQAASDKPPYAIIMPPPNVTGILHMGHALVNTLQDVLIRYKRMSGFEVCWVPGTDHAGIATQTVVERHLYSSLGKRRVDFSREEFLEHVWQWKEKSEGVILSQLRQLGCSCDWSRLRFTMEPLANRAVKKAFKILFDKGHIYRGNYLVNWDPVLQTALADDEVEYEEKDGWLYYIRYRVVGSSEHIVVATTRPETLLGDTAIAISPDDERYSHLLGAKVHLPFVDREIPIIADMSVDPLFGTGAVKITPAHDKDDYRTGMHHNLPMINILTPTGEINENGGIFAGLSKEKARESIITALETLGLFVKKEPYKLRVGVSYRSGAVIEPYLSKQWFVSVDSFRDSLREFVASDAIKIFPPEFTKNYLTWVNNLRDWCISRQLWWGHRIPVWYHKSDAHRMLCYDGEGIPEEVAKDPESWEQDPDVLDTWFSSGLWPLTCLGWPDSECGDLEKFYPTAVLVTGHDILFFWVTRMVLLCSAMVGKKPFSDVFLHGLIFGKSYKRYNDLGEWTYITGEEKYAYDMGKALPKGVIAKWEKLSKSKGNVIDPLEMIAKYGADAVRMALCSCANRGEQIDLDYRLFEEYKNFANKIWNGARFIFSHISNLTSQDLARGIDTTLLGLEDYYILDGFNRLLKELHSAYQNYAFDKITTMAYEFFRNNFCSTYIEIIKPTLYGKQRSKEDQLTKQKLLAVLLVNILGVLHPIAPFVTETLFLKLKEVIGEIKEECSDAITAHALAMLRADSYVVAPYPQSIDIVIPEHLHESFALAERLVYTVRNIRGEMQLDSRASLEVFVICPEGVSIETYVPMVCALGGISSIENLTEEPKDRIYSLGVVEGIRLGVFVPVEHIAKEKTRLEKEKTRLENAIESASRLLSSESFRAKANPDLVCAKEEALKNNRIELQSILDKLASFS, translated from the coding sequence ATGGAAGAGGATGCATTTCCTAAAGCTTATGATCCTAAAGGATTAGAAGAGAAATTATATGCTTTTTGGGAAGAGTCGACAATGTTTACGGCACAAGCGGCAAGTGACAAGCCTCCCTATGCGATTATCATGCCTCCACCGAATGTTACCGGCATTTTGCATATGGGCCATGCCCTGGTAAACACTCTTCAAGATGTTCTTATTCGTTATAAGCGTATGTCAGGGTTTGAGGTGTGTTGGGTCCCGGGTACCGATCATGCCGGTATTGCCACTCAGACAGTCGTGGAAAGGCACTTATATTCCTCCTTAGGGAAGCGCCGTGTCGATTTCTCCAGAGAGGAATTTCTCGAGCATGTGTGGCAGTGGAAAGAAAAAAGTGAAGGCGTAATTCTTTCTCAATTACGTCAGTTAGGATGTTCTTGCGATTGGTCGCGCTTGCGTTTTACCATGGAACCTTTAGCCAATCGTGCTGTAAAAAAAGCGTTTAAAATACTTTTTGATAAAGGACATATTTATCGGGGGAATTATCTTGTTAACTGGGATCCTGTTCTACAGACAGCGCTTGCTGATGATGAAGTAGAGTATGAGGAAAAAGACGGTTGGCTGTACTACATCCGTTATCGCGTAGTGGGTAGTTCTGAACACATTGTCGTAGCAACTACACGTCCTGAAACATTGTTAGGCGATACAGCGATTGCTATTTCTCCTGATGACGAGCGTTACAGCCATCTATTAGGAGCCAAGGTGCATTTACCTTTTGTTGATCGCGAGATTCCTATTATTGCAGATATGTCTGTAGATCCTTTATTCGGTACTGGAGCTGTAAAGATTACGCCTGCTCACGATAAAGATGACTATCGTACCGGAATGCATCATAACCTTCCTATGATAAATATTCTCACCCCTACCGGAGAAATTAACGAGAATGGAGGCATATTCGCAGGCTTAAGTAAAGAAAAAGCTCGTGAAAGTATCATTACTGCTTTAGAGACCCTTGGGTTATTTGTTAAGAAAGAACCCTATAAGCTTAGAGTAGGAGTCTCGTATCGTTCAGGCGCAGTTATAGAGCCCTATTTATCGAAACAATGGTTTGTTTCTGTAGATAGCTTCCGTGACTCATTACGAGAGTTTGTAGCGAGTGATGCAATAAAGATTTTCCCTCCAGAATTTACAAAAAATTATCTCACTTGGGTGAATAACCTCCGAGATTGGTGCATTAGCCGGCAATTGTGGTGGGGACATCGTATCCCTGTATGGTATCACAAAAGCGATGCCCATCGTATGTTATGCTACGACGGTGAAGGGATTCCTGAAGAGGTAGCTAAAGATCCTGAATCTTGGGAGCAAGATCCTGATGTATTAGATACTTGGTTTTCTTCTGGATTGTGGCCATTAACCTGTTTAGGTTGGCCCGATTCCGAATGCGGAGATTTAGAAAAATTTTATCCCACAGCAGTTCTAGTTACCGGGCATGATATTCTATTTTTCTGGGTGACGCGCATGGTCTTGCTTTGCAGTGCTATGGTTGGCAAAAAGCCTTTTAGTGATGTTTTTTTACACGGCTTAATTTTTGGAAAATCGTACAAGCGTTATAACGATCTGGGAGAATGGACATACATTACAGGAGAAGAAAAATACGCTTATGATATGGGGAAAGCTCTTCCTAAAGGGGTTATAGCAAAATGGGAAAAGCTCTCTAAGTCTAAAGGTAATGTGATTGATCCTTTGGAGATGATCGCTAAGTATGGTGCCGATGCCGTGCGTATGGCGTTGTGTTCATGCGCGAATCGTGGTGAGCAAATCGATCTTGATTATCGTTTATTTGAAGAATATAAGAACTTCGCGAATAAAATATGGAATGGCGCAAGATTTATCTTCAGTCATATTTCTAATTTGACAAGTCAGGATCTTGCTCGTGGTATAGATACGACCCTGTTAGGATTAGAAGATTATTATATTCTTGATGGGTTCAATCGTTTGTTAAAAGAGTTGCACTCTGCATATCAAAATTACGCATTTGATAAGATAACCACGATGGCTTATGAATTCTTCAGGAATAATTTTTGTTCCACATATATAGAGATTATCAAGCCTACTTTATACGGTAAGCAGAGAAGCAAGGAAGATCAACTAACCAAACAGAAGTTGTTAGCTGTTTTACTAGTCAATATTTTAGGTGTTTTACATCCTATAGCACCTTTTGTTACTGAAACACTATTTTTAAAGTTAAAAGAAGTTATAGGAGAAATTAAGGAAGAATGTTCTGACGCTATTACAGCACATGCTTTAGCTATGTTGCGCGCAGATTCTTATGTAGTAGCTCCTTATCCTCAGTCTATAGACATCGTTATTCCTGAGCATCTTCATGAATCTTTTGCTCTTGCAGAAAGGCTCGTGTACACAGTTAGGAATATTCGTGGGGAAATGCAATTAGATTCTAGGGCTTCTTTAGAGGTGTTTGTTATTTGCCCTGAAGGAGTCTCTATAGAGACTTATGTCCCTATGGTGTGCGCTCTCGGAGGTATATCTTCTATAGAAAATCTTACAGAAGAACCTAAAGATCGTATATATAGCTTGGGAGTAGTTGAGGGTATTCGTCTTGGGGTATTTGTTCCCGTAGAACACATTGCTAAAGAAAAAACACGCCTAGAAAAAGAGAAAACACGTTTGGAGAATGCTATCGAAAGTGCCTCACGTTTATTGAGTAGTGAGAGTTTCCGTGCGAAAGCTAATCCAGATCTTGTATGTGCTAAGGAAGAAGCTTTAAAAAATAATCGTATCGAATTACAAAGTATTCTTGATAAGCTAGCATCGTTTTCTTAG